The Flavobacterium marginilacus genome window below encodes:
- the pbpC gene encoding penicillin-binding protein 1C gives MENKKTLKNKLIAFSQRIINWIKKNKIKSSIAFLLLMVYYFSLPRTLFQEPYSTVIESREGELLGAKIALDGQWRFPAQDSVPYKFKKCIVYFEDEYFYKHPGFNPMAMFNAFQQNRKAGKVVRGGSTLTQQVIRLSRNGKSRTYFEKIIELILATRLELGYSKNEILELYASHAPFGGNVVGLEMASWRYFGVQAHQLSWAESATLAVLPNAPSLIYPGKNQTELLNKRNRLLLKLNKEGVIDKQTYELSIDEPLPQKPYDLPQIAPHLLQRVAKNQSGKRVKTTIEIGLQNRVNQIAKYYYNQYKQNEVHNLAILVIDVSNRKVMSYVGNSPTDGNHQKDVDIIDAPRSTGSILKPLLYGAMLDDGELLPNTLVADIPTQISGYTPQNFNLTFDGAVPAHRALSRSLNIPAVLMLQDFGVNKFYEELQRFKLRDISKPPDHYGLSLILGGAESNLWDLCRTYAGLSSTLNYFNKNNGQYRTNEFAELNYDDRFQVDFGDETKQKNILGAGSIWLTYNAMEQVNRPEGDEAWKFYDSSLKIAWKTGTSFGNRDAWAIGTNARYVVGVWVGNATGEGRPTLTGVSSSAPILFDVFNLLPRQRWFDTPYKDLEEVEVCNLSGYIAKEGCPTIKQWVPKKGKNTAVCPYHKTVHLDKTLQFQVNSSCESVDNIVTKNWFVLPPVMAWYYKSQHIEYLPLPPFRNDCMGSQTTTMDFIYPKTNSKIYLTKNFNSEVQPVILKVAHSQRESKLFWYVDNAFKGTTKTFHEMPISATTGFHYITVVDEFGNEIRRKIEIVKE, from the coding sequence ATGGAAAATAAAAAAACTTTGAAAAATAAACTAATTGCGTTCTCACAACGCATCATCAATTGGATAAAAAAGAATAAAATCAAATCATCAATAGCATTTTTGCTGTTGATGGTTTATTATTTTTCGTTGCCTAGGACTTTGTTTCAGGAGCCTTATTCCACGGTGATTGAAAGCAGGGAAGGAGAATTGCTTGGTGCCAAAATTGCGCTTGACGGGCAATGGCGGTTTCCTGCTCAAGACAGCGTTCCCTATAAATTCAAGAAATGCATTGTCTATTTTGAGGATGAGTATTTCTACAAGCACCCAGGATTTAATCCTATGGCGATGTTCAATGCTTTTCAGCAAAACCGAAAAGCAGGCAAAGTCGTTCGTGGAGGAAGCACCTTGACGCAACAGGTAATCCGCTTGTCTAGAAATGGTAAGAGCCGAACCTATTTCGAGAAAATAATCGAACTCATTCTCGCCACCCGATTGGAGTTGGGATATTCCAAAAACGAAATTTTAGAATTATATGCCTCGCACGCTCCGTTTGGAGGAAATGTGGTAGGTCTTGAAATGGCTTCTTGGCGGTATTTTGGGGTGCAAGCCCACCAATTGTCGTGGGCAGAAAGCGCTACTTTGGCTGTTTTGCCTAATGCGCCAAGTTTAATTTATCCGGGAAAAAACCAAACAGAATTACTGAATAAACGCAACCGGCTTTTGTTGAAATTGAATAAAGAAGGAGTAATTGACAAACAGACCTACGAACTTTCGATAGACGAACCCTTGCCACAAAAGCCGTATGATTTGCCCCAAATTGCTCCCCATTTGTTGCAACGTGTTGCCAAGAATCAGTCGGGAAAGAGGGTGAAAACTACTATTGAAATTGGATTGCAAAACAGGGTCAATCAAATTGCGAAGTATTACTATAATCAATACAAACAAAATGAAGTCCATAATTTGGCTATTTTGGTCATTGATGTGTCCAATAGAAAAGTGATGAGTTACGTGGGGAATTCGCCTACGGATGGTAACCACCAAAAAGATGTGGATATTATCGATGCACCCCGAAGTACAGGAAGTATTCTCAAACCGCTTTTGTATGGGGCAATGCTCGACGACGGGGAATTGTTGCCCAATACATTGGTGGCAGACATTCCGACGCAGATTTCGGGTTATACACCGCAAAATTTCAACCTGACATTTGATGGTGCTGTTCCGGCACACAGGGCATTATCGCGTTCCCTGAATATTCCTGCCGTATTGATGTTGCAGGATTTTGGCGTGAACAAATTTTACGAAGAATTACAACGGTTCAAGTTGCGCGATATTTCAAAACCGCCGGATCATTATGGTTTGTCGCTCATTTTGGGTGGAGCCGAAAGTAATTTGTGGGATTTGTGCCGAACTTATGCAGGCTTATCTTCCACTTTGAATTATTTCAATAAAAATAATGGACAATACAGAACCAATGAATTTGCAGAACTCAATTATGATGATCGTTTTCAAGTAGATTTTGGGGACGAGACGAAGCAAAAGAACATTTTGGGAGCCGGTTCGATTTGGCTTACGTATAACGCAATGGAACAAGTCAACCGCCCTGAAGGTGACGAGGCTTGGAAATTTTATGACAGTTCGCTCAAGATTGCTTGGAAAACCGGAACCAGTTTTGGTAATCGCGATGCGTGGGCGATAGGAACGAACGCGAGATATGTTGTAGGAGTGTGGGTAGGCAACGCTACAGGGGAAGGAAGACCAACATTGACGGGAGTTAGCAGTTCTGCTCCTATTTTGTTTGATGTTTTTAATTTGTTGCCAAGACAGAGATGGTTTGATACTCCGTATAAGGATTTGGAAGAGGTTGAGGTTTGTAATTTGAGTGGATATATTGCCAAAGAAGGCTGTCCGACAATTAAACAATGGGTTCCCAAAAAAGGAAAAAACACGGCTGTTTGTCCCTATCACAAAACGGTGCATTTGGACAAAACACTGCAGTTTCAGGTCAACAGCAGTTGTGAAAGTGTCGATAATATTGTGACCAAAAATTGGTTTGTTTTGCCTCCCGTAATGGCTTGGTATTACAAAAGCCAACACATAGAGTATCTGCCGTTGCCCCCGTTTAGAAATGATTGTATGGGATCGCAAACCACAACAATGGATTTTATTTATCCCAAAACCAACAGCAAAATCTATCTTACCAAAAATTTTAATAGCGAGGTACAGCCCGTAATCCTGAAAGTAGCCCATTCGCAACGCGAAAGCAAACTGTTTTGGTATGTCGATAATGCTTTTAAAGGCACAACCAAAACTTTTCACGAAATGCCTATTTCGGCCACGACGGGATTCCATTACATCACCGTAGTCGATGAATTTGGAAATGAAATCCGAAGAAAAATTGAGATTGTGAAGGAGTAA
- a CDS encoding ArnT family glycosyltransferase → MKENQQLTLIIALATLARSIIAVSIGLGNDEVYYLTYAQHLQWNYFDHPPMVALLIRLTTFNLNLTNELFVRLGSIIFGAVNTYLIYYICKGIKNKKAGLIASLLYSGSLYSSIIAGVFILPDSPQLFFWLISIHFLIQIVSGTAEAKKLNNRLILFGLFSGLCIMSKIHGIFLWAGFGLYILCYQRTLLKNGYLYLSVLITLLIISPILIWNIENHFITYTYHSQRVSISRGINISGFFREFFGGLFYNNPINYFLIFCSLTAIWKNKIDISTAVKRLLLLISLPLILLLLSISFFRDTLPHWSGPAFVTLLILTSCYISDEIEKTKDRNSTWRKLVNTSCVLISLIALAGILTINFYPGTIGSKNEISLGKKDFTLDMYDWNFFKTEFEKVRNKNIESGITKTTFVINNKWFPGAHIDNYIAQPLGLDFIALGKLEDIHTYDWLNAYKKQLKIGDDAYFITVSNSFSDPNELYKKSFEKINPPIIIKQFRNKKPVRNMLVYLLQNYTGE, encoded by the coding sequence ATGAAAGAAAATCAGCAATTAACCTTAATTATAGCGCTAGCAACACTTGCTAGATCTATTATTGCCGTATCAATAGGCTTGGGCAACGACGAAGTGTATTATCTGACGTATGCCCAGCACCTGCAATGGAATTATTTTGACCATCCGCCAATGGTTGCGTTGCTAATTCGGCTGACAACTTTTAATCTCAATTTGACTAATGAGCTTTTTGTGCGTTTGGGATCAATTATTTTTGGAGCTGTTAACACTTATCTTATTTATTACATCTGCAAAGGAATTAAAAATAAAAAAGCGGGTTTAATTGCTTCGTTGCTTTATTCAGGTTCCTTGTATTCGAGCATAATTGCAGGAGTATTTATTTTACCGGACTCTCCTCAATTATTTTTTTGGCTGATTAGTATTCATTTTTTAATTCAGATTGTTTCAGGAACAGCCGAAGCTAAAAAACTTAATAACCGCCTAATTCTATTTGGTTTATTCAGCGGATTGTGTATTATGAGCAAAATTCACGGGATTTTTTTATGGGCTGGTTTTGGGTTGTACATTTTATGCTACCAAAGAACTTTACTAAAAAATGGTTATCTGTATTTATCAGTCCTGATTACTTTGCTCATTATTTCGCCAATTTTAATTTGGAACATCGAAAACCATTTTATAACCTATACCTATCACAGCCAAAGAGTCTCAATTAGCAGGGGAATCAATATTTCCGGCTTTTTTAGGGAGTTTTTCGGAGGCCTTTTTTATAACAATCCGATTAATTATTTTTTGATATTTTGCTCTTTAACTGCCATTTGGAAAAACAAAATCGACATTTCCACAGCTGTCAAAAGACTGCTTCTTTTGATAAGCCTTCCTTTAATTCTATTGTTACTTTCTATCTCATTCTTCAGAGACACTTTACCACATTGGTCGGGTCCGGCTTTTGTCACACTCTTGATACTCACTTCCTGCTACATTTCAGATGAAATAGAAAAAACCAAGGACAGAAATTCAACATGGAGAAAATTAGTAAATACCTCCTGTGTATTGATTTCTCTAATTGCGCTGGCAGGCATCCTAACCATAAATTTCTATCCAGGAACAATTGGAAGCAAAAATGAAATATCCTTGGGCAAAAAGGACTTTACACTTGATATGTATGATTGGAACTTCTTCAAAACTGAATTTGAAAAAGTCCGCAATAAAAACATAGAATCGGGTATAACAAAAACCACTTTCGTCATAAATAACAAATGGTTTCCTGGAGCGCATATTGACAATTATATTGCACAGCCTCTGGGTCTAGACTTTATAGCTTTAGGAAAGCTGGAAGACATTCATACTTATGATTGGTTAAATGCCTATAAAAAACAGCTAAAAATTGGTGATGATGCTTATTTTATTACTGTTTCGAATAGTTTTAGTGATCCGAATGAATTATACAAAAAGAGTTTTGAAAAAATTAATCCCCCAATAATTATTAAACAATTCAGGAATAAAAAACCTGTTCGAAATATGCTGGTTTATTTACTTCAGAATTATACTGGAGAATAA
- a CDS encoding single-stranded DNA-binding protein, whose amino-acid sequence MNGTLNKVMLIGYLGDDVKMHYFEGGNCIGRFQLATNEVYVNKTTNEKITSTEWHNLVVRNKAAEICEKYLSKGDKIYVEGRIKSRQWQAEDGSVKHTMEIQVTEFTFLNTKKETETNRAINSSESAKNTNFESQNNDLPINDLPF is encoded by the coding sequence ATGAACGGAACATTAAATAAAGTGATGCTTATAGGCTATCTTGGCGATGATGTCAAAATGCACTATTTTGAAGGAGGAAACTGCATCGGCCGATTTCAGCTGGCTACCAATGAAGTCTATGTCAATAAAACGACCAACGAAAAAATTACTTCGACCGAATGGCATAATCTGGTTGTGCGCAACAAAGCAGCCGAAATATGTGAAAAATATCTTTCCAAAGGAGATAAAATTTATGTGGAAGGCCGTATAAAATCGCGGCAATGGCAAGCCGAGGACGGTTCTGTTAAGCATACAATGGAAATACAGGTTACGGAGTTTACTTTTTTGAACACCAAAAAGGAAACTGAAACCAATAGGGCAATAAATTCTTCGGAATCAGCAAAAAACACTAACTTTGAATCTCAAAATAACGACTTGCCTATTAATGACCTGCCGTTTTGA
- a CDS encoding ribonuclease E/G: MNKELIIRSSSDFVDFALLKDGKLIELHKEEEKSNFQVGDIFIAKIRKPVAGLNAAFVNVGFEKDAFLHYHDLGPNLASQLKFIKLVSAGKIKDFSLKNFQFEKEIDKNGTITDVISANQSVLVQVVKEPISTKGPRLSAELSLAGRFIVLVPFSDRVSISQKIEDKKEKERLKRLVQSVKPKGFGVIVRTVAEGKSTVELEKDLQNLLSRWNAMCKKLPTAHHPSKILGELNRASSILRDVFNDTFSGIQIDDEELYHQTKDYVQEIAPSKQSIVKFYQSKDTPIFEKYNIERQIKTSFGKTVSMSKGAYLIIEHTEALHVIDVNSGNRSNKATNQEDTAMEVNMIAAAEIARQLRLRDMGGIIVVDFIDMSNPENRKVLFDFLREEMSDDKAKHKILPPSKFGLVQITRQRVRPEVIIKTREEDPNNENGEIEAPILIIDKIASDLERVLKTHKKVVLNVHPFVAAYLSKGFPSLRSKWFFEHKKWVKIIPRDAYTYLEYHFYDKKGNVINE, translated from the coding sequence ATGAATAAAGAATTAATCATTCGATCTAGTTCTGATTTCGTAGATTTTGCCTTATTAAAAGATGGAAAACTAATTGAATTACACAAAGAAGAAGAGAAAAGCAACTTTCAGGTTGGCGATATTTTTATTGCCAAAATAAGGAAACCCGTTGCTGGACTTAACGCTGCTTTTGTAAATGTAGGCTTCGAGAAAGATGCCTTTTTACATTATCACGATTTAGGACCTAACTTAGCTTCCCAGCTGAAATTCATAAAACTTGTAAGCGCAGGTAAAATAAAAGATTTCTCCCTTAAAAACTTTCAGTTTGAAAAAGAAATAGACAAGAACGGTACAATTACAGATGTAATCAGCGCCAATCAGTCTGTTTTGGTACAAGTCGTCAAAGAACCAATATCGACCAAAGGTCCTAGATTAAGCGCAGAACTTTCTCTGGCAGGAAGATTTATTGTTTTGGTTCCGTTTTCTGACCGCGTTTCTATTTCTCAGAAAATAGAAGACAAAAAAGAAAAGGAACGTTTGAAACGTCTTGTACAATCAGTCAAACCAAAAGGATTTGGCGTTATTGTTCGCACAGTAGCCGAAGGCAAAAGCACAGTAGAATTAGAAAAAGATTTGCAGAACCTGCTAAGCAGATGGAATGCAATGTGTAAAAAATTACCAACTGCTCATCATCCATCCAAAATATTAGGAGAACTCAACAGAGCCTCTTCTATATTAAGAGATGTATTTAATGATACCTTCAGCGGTATCCAGATTGATGATGAAGAGTTGTACCACCAGACAAAGGATTATGTGCAGGAAATTGCACCATCCAAACAATCAATTGTTAAGTTCTATCAGTCTAAGGACACTCCTATTTTTGAGAAATACAATATAGAGAGACAAATCAAGACTTCATTTGGGAAAACCGTTTCCATGAGTAAAGGAGCTTATCTTATCATAGAACACACCGAAGCGCTGCACGTTATAGACGTAAACAGCGGCAATCGTTCTAACAAAGCCACCAACCAAGAGGACACAGCCATGGAAGTCAATATGATTGCAGCCGCCGAAATAGCAAGACAATTACGTCTTAGAGATATGGGCGGTATCATAGTAGTTGATTTTATCGATATGTCGAATCCCGAAAATCGTAAAGTCCTGTTCGACTTCCTGAGGGAAGAAATGAGCGACGATAAAGCGAAACACAAAATCTTACCACCGAGTAAATTTGGGCTGGTCCAGATTACCAGACAACGCGTAAGACCAGAAGTTATTATCAAAACAAGAGAAGAAGATCCAAACAATGAAAACGGCGAAATTGAAGCGCCTATTTTAATCATTGACAAAATCGCTTCCGATCTTGAAAGAGTATTAAAAACCCACAAAAAAGTAGTGCTTAATGTACATCCTTTTGTGGCTGCATACCTCAGTAAAGGTTTTCCATCATTGCGTTCAAAATGGTTTTTTGAACACAAAAAATGGGTGAAAATCATACCACGTGACGCTTACACGTATTTAGAGTACCATTTCTATGACAAAAAAGGAAATGTTATCAACGAATAA
- a CDS encoding GtrA family protein: MDLIKFFKFGLVGFSGLLIDFSITWICKEKLLLNKYLSNSFGFLFGVVNNYFLNKYFTFHNTDNHLATQFLSFLIISVIGFLLNTSFLYLLQKNTKINFYVCKAIVTIIVFVWNFTANSLYTFKL; this comes from the coding sequence ATGGATCTTATTAAATTTTTTAAATTTGGATTGGTTGGGTTTTCTGGACTCCTGATAGATTTCTCAATAACTTGGATTTGTAAAGAAAAATTGTTGCTTAATAAATACCTTTCCAATTCATTTGGATTCCTTTTTGGTGTTGTAAACAATTATTTTCTGAATAAATATTTCACTTTTCACAATACCGATAACCATCTTGCAACTCAATTTTTAAGCTTTCTGATTATCTCCGTTATCGGTTTTTTATTGAATACCTCGTTTCTTTATCTGCTTCAAAAAAACACCAAAATCAATTTCTATGTCTGCAAGGCAATCGTAACAATAATTGTTTTTGTCTGGAATTTTACCGCAAACTCATTGTACACCTTTAAATTATAA
- a CDS encoding phosphatase PAP2 family protein yields the protein MKKLLEIINKNNFFYIGSLLLTISAVLFLCTNTKADSFIILNGFHTPSLTVFFQNITICGDGLFTLLLFAVIMLSFKKHRELGMLLLLGYLSSGILSQIIKHFVMSPRPSVYFESLHYSYYLDTFSNCRIGFRSFPSGHTASAFAMVTVFTNYFKRRHIWAFSLLFAMAIGYSRIYLAHHFPIDVLAGAALGILSGTFSILWYRKNKFKIKKAGIQITRQYNLAMHNFKTQHKPKINGSY from the coding sequence ATGAAGAAGCTTTTAGAAATAATAAACAAAAACAACTTTTTTTATATTGGCAGTTTGCTATTGACTATCTCGGCTGTTCTTTTTTTATGCACTAATACAAAGGCTGACAGCTTCATTATTCTGAATGGCTTTCACACACCTTCACTAACAGTCTTTTTTCAAAATATTACTATTTGCGGAGATGGCCTTTTCACTTTATTGCTATTTGCGGTTATTATGCTTTCCTTCAAAAAACATAGAGAATTAGGAATGCTTTTGCTCCTTGGGTATTTAAGTTCCGGAATTTTATCCCAAATCATAAAACATTTTGTTATGTCTCCAAGACCCAGCGTATATTTCGAATCTCTTCATTACAGCTATTATTTGGACACTTTTTCAAATTGCAGAATTGGATTTCGAAGCTTCCCTTCAGGTCATACCGCCTCGGCATTTGCAATGGTGACCGTTTTTACAAATTATTTTAAAAGAAGGCATATCTGGGCTTTTTCATTATTATTCGCGATGGCGATAGGGTATTCCCGAATTTATCTGGCCCATCATTTCCCAATTGATGTATTAGCGGGAGCTGCTTTAGGCATTCTATCGGGTACTTTCAGCATTTTATGGTACAGAAAAAATAAATTCAAGATCAAAAAAGCGGGTATTCAAATTACTAGGCAATACAATTTAGCGATGCATAATTTTAAAACTCAGCATAAACCAAAAATAAATGGATCTTATTAA
- a CDS encoding gliding motility-associated protein GldE, whose product MDPEPSLEIASQVDFTLIFGFVGIIILLFCSAIVSGAEVALFSLSQKDLDDSIQENNTKGKIIARLLEKPKKLLATLLVANNFINIGVVILFSFVGKNIFASIDSPVLKFITEVILVTFLLLLFGEVLPKVYASRNNIKFAQLIVYPVSGLDKILSPISIPMRSITLFLQNKLGKQKSNFSVDQLSQALELTDSCETTTEEQKILEGIVSFGNTDTKQVMSPRIDVFALEITEPFAAIYPKIIEKGFSRIPVFRESIDQIEGVLFVKDLLPYINEAEFDWVTLLREPFFVPENKKLDNLLKDFQSMKSHLAIVVDEYGGTSGLVSLEDVIEEIVGEINDEYDDTFVNFSKLDDKNYIFEGKINLKDFFRIIDVDEDLFEEQKGEAETLAGFILEILGNFPKKGQKIVFENCTFVIESVDQKRVKQIKVTIE is encoded by the coding sequence TTGGACCCAGAGCCCAGTTTAGAGATAGCTTCTCAAGTTGACTTTACCTTAATTTTTGGTTTTGTCGGAATCATAATTTTGCTGTTTTGTTCCGCAATAGTTTCAGGTGCTGAAGTTGCTTTGTTTTCCTTATCACAAAAAGATTTGGACGATTCTATACAGGAAAATAACACCAAGGGTAAAATAATTGCACGGCTATTGGAAAAACCCAAAAAACTTTTAGCGACACTTCTCGTTGCAAATAATTTCATTAATATCGGAGTGGTGATTTTGTTTTCTTTTGTTGGGAAAAACATTTTTGCTTCTATCGATTCACCGGTTTTAAAATTTATAACCGAAGTAATTTTAGTTACTTTCCTGTTATTGCTCTTTGGTGAAGTGCTGCCAAAAGTGTATGCCAGCAGAAACAATATAAAGTTTGCTCAATTAATTGTTTATCCCGTTTCAGGATTAGATAAAATTTTGTCGCCTATAAGCATACCAATGCGTTCGATAACCTTGTTTTTGCAGAATAAACTTGGGAAACAAAAATCTAATTTTTCAGTTGATCAATTATCGCAGGCACTGGAACTGACAGACAGTTGCGAAACTACTACCGAAGAGCAGAAGATTTTAGAAGGAATTGTTTCTTTTGGCAATACCGATACTAAGCAGGTGATGAGTCCAAGGATTGATGTTTTTGCATTGGAAATAACAGAGCCTTTTGCTGCAATTTATCCGAAAATTATTGAAAAAGGGTTTTCAAGAATTCCAGTGTTTCGCGAGAGCATTGACCAGATCGAAGGAGTACTGTTTGTTAAGGATCTGCTTCCGTATATTAATGAAGCCGAGTTTGATTGGGTGACTTTACTGCGTGAGCCTTTTTTTGTACCCGAAAATAAAAAACTGGATAATCTGCTCAAAGATTTTCAAAGCATGAAAAGTCATTTGGCTATTGTAGTGGATGAATACGGAGGAACATCAGGATTGGTATCACTGGAAGATGTTATTGAAGAAATAGTGGGCGAAATAAATGATGAGTATGATGATACATTTGTTAATTTTTCGAAACTCGATGATAAAAATTATATTTTTGAGGGCAAAATAAACCTGAAGGATTTCTTCCGAATTATTGATGTTGATGAAGATTTATTCGAAGAACAAAAAGGGGAGGCAGAAACATTGGCTGGGTTTATTTTAGAAATTTTAGGTAATTTTCCTAAAAAAGGACAGAAAATAGTTTTTGAAAACTGTACGTTTGTCATCGAATCTGTTGATCAAAAACGGGTCAAACAAATTAAAGTAACGATTGAATAA
- a CDS encoding HU family DNA-binding protein, translating to MTKADIVAKISEKLGLEKGDVQATVETFMNEVKNSLETGDNVYLRGFGSFIVKTRAEKTGRNISKNTTIKIPAHNIPAFKPAKVFVEGVKVNNEAK from the coding sequence ATGACGAAAGCAGATATCGTAGCGAAGATTTCAGAAAAATTAGGTCTTGAAAAAGGGGATGTGCAAGCAACCGTAGAGACTTTTATGAACGAAGTAAAAAACTCACTAGAGACTGGTGACAATGTTTACCTAAGAGGTTTCGGTAGTTTTATCGTTAAAACAAGAGCTGAAAAAACTGGAAGAAATATTTCCAAAAATACCACTATCAAAATTCCTGCACACAATATTCCTGCATTCAAACCTGCAAAAGTTTTTGTTGAAGGCGTAAAAGTGAACAACGAAGCAAAATAA
- the mutY gene encoding A/G-specific adenine glycosylase: MIFYNDLIKWYLQNKRDLPWRKTVNPYLIWLSEIMLQQTRVAQGLPYFLSFIEAFPTVFDLADANEEKVLKLWQGLGYYSRARNLHKTAQIVAYEMNGVFPDNYKDLLKLKGIGEYTAAAIASFSYNECVPVVDGNVFRVLSRYFDIETDIAQASAKKEFAALAFELMPKDNPALFNQAIMEFGALQCVPKNPNCAECVFNNSCAALQKKKVGQLPVKLKKTKVRNRYFNYIVAVDELENTVIQKRTSKGIWHNLYEFPLIETDKAEDFETVAQQINSHFFKGNKIESLMEYNEESIVHKLSHQHLYIKFWKANLKGTIEDGIDIKTAKTFPFPVVIHNFIEQEL; this comes from the coding sequence ATGATTTTTTATAACGATCTAATTAAGTGGTACTTGCAGAATAAACGGGATCTGCCTTGGCGCAAAACTGTCAATCCGTACCTGATTTGGCTTTCCGAAATTATGCTTCAGCAGACAAGAGTAGCGCAGGGATTGCCCTATTTTTTATCTTTTATCGAGGCTTTTCCGACGGTTTTTGATTTAGCAGACGCCAATGAGGAAAAAGTACTTAAACTCTGGCAGGGATTAGGCTATTATTCCCGTGCCAGAAACCTGCACAAAACAGCACAGATAGTTGCTTATGAAATGAACGGTGTTTTTCCGGATAATTATAAAGACTTATTAAAACTGAAAGGAATTGGTGAATACACCGCCGCCGCAATTGCATCTTTCTCCTATAATGAATGTGTTCCAGTAGTCGACGGAAATGTGTTTCGAGTGCTTTCGCGTTACTTTGACATAGAAACTGATATTGCTCAGGCTTCTGCCAAAAAAGAATTCGCTGCTTTGGCTTTTGAATTAATGCCAAAAGATAATCCTGCATTATTTAATCAGGCGATAATGGAATTTGGAGCCCTGCAGTGTGTGCCGAAAAACCCCAATTGTGCTGAATGTGTATTTAATAACAGCTGTGCCGCTCTGCAGAAAAAGAAAGTCGGTCAATTACCTGTTAAATTAAAGAAGACCAAAGTCCGAAACCGCTACTTTAATTATATAGTAGCTGTCGATGAATTGGAAAACACCGTTATTCAAAAACGTACTTCCAAAGGAATCTGGCACAATCTGTATGAGTTCCCGCTGATCGAAACCGACAAAGCCGAAGATTTCGAAACCGTAGCCCAGCAGATCAACAGTCATTTTTTCAAGGGAAATAAGATCGAGAGCCTGATGGAATATAATGAAGAAAGTATTGTTCATAAACTTTCGCACCAGCATCTGTACATCAAATTTTGGAAAGCAAATTTAAAAGGGACTATCGAAGACGGAATTGATATCAAAACCGCCAAAACATTTCCCTTTCCCGTAGTTATTCACAATTTTATTGAACAGGAATTGTAA